In a genomic window of Saccharothrix sp. HUAS TT1:
- a CDS encoding LacI family DNA-binding transcriptional regulator, whose product MATLKDVAALAGVSVKTVSNVVNGYAFVKPENRRRVEEALVSTGYRPNLGARNLRRGRTGFIGLVLPELVVPYFAELAGLVLGAAQEDEWNVLIEQTLGTREGERDTLASLGPHMIDGAIVSPEALQARDFGELAPGIPVVMLGEHSVDLPMDHVGIDNVEAARAAVAHLVGLGRTRIAAIGAHPHRGTAAQRLAGYRLALAEAGLPVRDELVATALNYHRRDGAEAMARLLAAAEPPDAVFCFNDLLAVGAVRAAAERGVRVPADVAVVGFDNTEEGAYSLPSLTSVAPDKAAIARAAVGLLRRRVEEPERPPQHVRTPFSLEVRESTGGGRDA is encoded by the coding sequence TTGGCCACGCTCAAGGACGTCGCCGCGCTGGCCGGCGTGTCGGTGAAGACGGTGTCGAACGTGGTCAACGGCTACGCGTTCGTGAAGCCGGAGAACCGCCGCCGGGTGGAGGAGGCGCTGGTCAGCACCGGTTACCGGCCGAACCTGGGCGCGCGGAACCTGCGTCGCGGCCGGACCGGGTTCATCGGGCTGGTGCTGCCCGAGCTGGTGGTGCCGTACTTCGCGGAGCTGGCCGGGCTGGTGCTCGGCGCGGCCCAGGAGGACGAGTGGAACGTGCTGATCGAGCAGACCCTGGGCACCCGCGAGGGTGAGCGGGACACGCTGGCGTCGCTCGGCCCGCACATGATCGACGGCGCGATCGTGAGCCCGGAGGCGTTGCAGGCGCGGGACTTCGGCGAGCTGGCGCCGGGCATCCCGGTGGTGATGCTCGGCGAGCACTCGGTCGACCTGCCGATGGACCACGTCGGCATCGACAACGTGGAGGCGGCGCGGGCGGCCGTGGCGCACCTGGTGGGCCTGGGCCGGACCAGGATCGCGGCGATCGGGGCGCACCCGCACCGCGGCACGGCGGCGCAGCGGTTGGCGGGTTACCGGCTGGCGCTGGCGGAGGCGGGGCTGCCGGTGCGCGACGAGCTGGTGGCCACGGCGTTGAACTACCACCGGCGGGACGGCGCGGAGGCGATGGCGCGGCTGCTGGCCGCCGCCGAGCCGCCGGACGCGGTGTTCTGCTTCAACGACCTGCTGGCCGTCGGCGCGGTGCGGGCGGCAGCGGAGCGCGGGGTGCGGGTGCCCGCGGACGTGGCGGTCGTGGGGTTCGACAACACCGAGGAAGGCGCTTACAGCCTGCCGTCGCTGACGTCCGTCGCGCCGGACAAGGCCGCGATCGCGCGGGCCGCGGTGGGCCTGCTGCGGCGGCGGGTGGAGGAGCCGGAACGGCCGCCGCAGCACGTGCGGACGCCGTTCTCGCTGGAGGTCCGGGAGAGCACCGGGGGCGGGCGTGACGCGTGA
- the galK gene encoding galactokinase: protein MTRDGVFEAPGRINLIGEHTDYNDGFVLPIALPHVVRVTAARRDDGVLRVASRQAHGVAELRVADLAPGVVGGWAAYVVGVVWALREAGHPIGGFGLLVDGKVPLGAGLSSSAALGSAVALAVTELSGVALDRGELARIAQRAENDFVGMPCGIMDQSASLLARERHALLLDTRTSATEHLPFDLAPLGLALLVVDTKAPHRLVDGEYAARRADCHRAARLLGVPALRDLDNPEQDLPDRLARRVRHVVAENRRVLAVAELLRAGRVRGIGPLLTGSHASLRDDYEVTVPELDVAVDAVLAAGALGARMTGGGFGGCVIALVEEAGADACAAAVRAAFAERGFAAPDCWTATAAAGARRVDRAG, encoded by the coding sequence GTGACGCGTGACGGTGTGTTCGAGGCGCCGGGCCGGATCAACCTGATCGGCGAGCACACCGACTACAACGACGGCTTCGTGCTGCCCATCGCGTTGCCGCACGTCGTGCGGGTGACCGCGGCGCGGCGGGACGACGGCGTGCTGCGGGTGGCGTCGCGGCAGGCGCACGGCGTGGCCGAGCTGCGGGTGGCGGACCTCGCGCCGGGCGTGGTGGGCGGTTGGGCGGCGTACGTGGTGGGTGTGGTGTGGGCGTTGCGCGAGGCGGGGCACCCGATCGGCGGGTTCGGGCTGCTGGTGGACGGCAAGGTGCCGCTGGGAGCGGGGTTGTCGTCGTCGGCGGCGTTGGGGAGCGCGGTGGCGCTGGCGGTGACGGAGCTGTCCGGTGTCGCGCTGGACCGGGGCGAGCTGGCGCGGATCGCGCAGCGGGCGGAGAACGACTTCGTCGGGATGCCGTGCGGGATCATGGACCAGTCGGCGTCCCTGCTGGCGCGCGAGCGGCACGCGTTGCTGCTGGACACGCGCACGTCGGCGACCGAGCACCTCCCGTTCGACCTGGCGCCGCTGGGGTTGGCGCTGCTGGTGGTGGACACGAAGGCGCCGCACCGGCTGGTCGACGGCGAGTACGCGGCGCGGCGGGCCGACTGCCACCGGGCGGCGCGGCTGCTGGGCGTGCCCGCGCTGCGCGACCTGGACAACCCGGAGCAGGACCTGCCGGACCGGTTGGCCAGGCGGGTGCGGCACGTGGTGGCGGAGAACCGGCGGGTGCTGGCGGTCGCGGAGCTGCTGCGCGCGGGCCGGGTGCGCGGGATCGGGCCGTTGCTGACCGGGTCGCACGCGTCGCTGCGGGACGACTACGAGGTGACCGTGCCGGAGCTGGACGTGGCGGTGGACGCGGTGCTGGCGGCCGGCGCGCTGGGCGCGCGGATGACCGGCGGCGGTTTCGGCGGCTGCGTGATCGCGCTGGTGGAGGAGGCCGGCGCGGACGCCTGCGCGGCGGCCGTGCGGGCCGCGTTCGCCGAGCGCGGTTTCGCCGCGCCGGACTGCTGGACCGCCACCGCGGCGGCGGGCGCGCGGCGGGTGGACCGCGCCGGGTAG
- a CDS encoding alkaline phosphatase translates to MSPLTRRALIAGGIASAGATVLAPTTANALPYPFTLGVASGEPAADGFVIWTRLAPSPLDTDGLGGMGGASVAVEWQVATDQRFTQVARGGTVTATQSWAHSAHVEVTGLQPGREYFYRFRAAGHISPVGRGVTAPAVGTSPALTMLFASCAHYEEGYFTAYRRMAEENPDLVLHLGDYIYEGAATTTKVRKFAPGAEIAGLADYRVRHAQYKADVDLQAAHAAAPWLVVWDDHEVENNYANLVRANTSPAGDFRARRAAAYKAYYEHMPLRAAQAPVAENMQLYRRVRWGSLATFHLLDTRQYRDDQACGDGTKVCPEADAPGRTLIGATQEAWLLDGMRQKLGAWDFLGQQVFFAQKLASADGAKSMDSWDGYSANRGRLQRGWDAAGLRNTVVLTGDVHRSWAANLMNDYRAQDRVVGTELVTTSVTSGGDGNAADNGVSSLNPHVKFYKNLRGYVRTVTSPGQVNVDFRFVDRVTARDYPVRTLQSYVVQAGNPGLQAP, encoded by the coding sequence ATGTCCCCCCTGACCCGGCGAGCGCTCATCGCCGGCGGCATCGCGAGCGCCGGCGCGACGGTCCTCGCGCCCACCACCGCGAACGCCCTCCCCTACCCGTTCACGCTGGGCGTCGCCTCGGGCGAGCCCGCCGCGGACGGCTTCGTCATCTGGACGCGCCTCGCGCCCAGCCCGCTCGACACCGACGGCCTCGGCGGCATGGGCGGCGCCTCGGTCGCGGTGGAGTGGCAGGTCGCGACCGACCAGCGGTTCACCCAGGTCGCGCGCGGCGGCACGGTGACCGCGACCCAGTCGTGGGCGCACAGCGCGCACGTCGAGGTGACCGGCCTCCAGCCCGGCCGCGAGTACTTCTACCGGTTCCGCGCCGCCGGGCACATCTCGCCGGTCGGCCGCGGCGTCACCGCGCCCGCGGTGGGCACCAGCCCGGCGCTGACCATGCTGTTCGCCTCCTGCGCGCACTACGAGGAGGGCTACTTCACCGCGTACCGGCGGATGGCCGAGGAGAACCCGGACCTCGTCCTGCACCTGGGCGACTACATCTACGAGGGTGCGGCGACCACCACGAAGGTGCGCAAGTTCGCGCCGGGCGCGGAGATCGCGGGCCTGGCCGACTACCGGGTGCGGCACGCGCAGTACAAGGCGGACGTCGACCTCCAGGCCGCGCACGCCGCCGCGCCGTGGCTGGTGGTGTGGGACGACCACGAGGTGGAGAACAACTACGCGAACCTCGTGCGCGCCAACACCTCCCCCGCCGGTGACTTCAGGGCGCGCCGCGCGGCGGCGTACAAGGCGTACTACGAGCACATGCCGTTGCGCGCCGCGCAGGCGCCGGTGGCGGAGAACATGCAGCTGTACCGGCGGGTCCGCTGGGGCAGCCTGGCCACGTTCCACCTGCTCGACACCCGCCAGTACCGCGACGACCAGGCGTGCGGCGACGGCACGAAGGTGTGCCCGGAGGCCGACGCGCCGGGCCGCACGCTGATCGGCGCGACCCAGGAGGCGTGGCTGCTCGACGGGATGCGGCAGAAGCTCGGCGCCTGGGACTTCCTCGGCCAGCAGGTGTTCTTCGCGCAGAAGCTGGCCTCGGCCGACGGCGCGAAGTCGATGGACTCGTGGGACGGCTACAGCGCCAACCGCGGCCGGTTGCAGCGCGGCTGGGACGCGGCCGGGCTGCGCAACACCGTGGTGCTGACCGGCGACGTGCACCGGTCGTGGGCCGCGAACCTGATGAACGACTACCGCGCGCAGGACCGGGTCGTCGGCACCGAGCTGGTGACCACGTCGGTGACCTCCGGCGGTGACGGCAACGCCGCCGACAACGGCGTGTCCAGCCTCAACCCGCACGTGAAGTTCTACAAGAACCTGCGCGGGTACGTCCGCACCGTGACGTCGCCCGGACAGGTGAACGTCGACTTCCGCTTCGTGGACCGGGTCACCGCGCGCGACTACCCGGTCCGGACCTTGCAGAGCTACGTCGTCCAAGCGGGCAACCCGGGATTGCAGGCGCCGTGA
- a CDS encoding MmcQ/YjbR family DNA-binding protein, with protein MATWDDVHRLATALPEVGEHPSYDGRPAWRVRDKAFAWDRPLREGDREALGPTAPDGPVLAARVPDLGAKEALLADDPATYFTVPHLDGYPAVLVRLAEIPLDELEELLTEAWLCRAPKRLAKQFEADH; from the coding sequence ATGGCCACCTGGGACGACGTCCACCGCCTCGCCACCGCGCTGCCCGAGGTCGGCGAACACCCCTCCTACGACGGCAGACCGGCGTGGCGGGTGCGGGACAAGGCGTTCGCCTGGGACCGCCCGCTGCGCGAGGGCGACCGGGAAGCGCTCGGCCCGACCGCGCCGGACGGCCCGGTGCTCGCGGCGAGGGTCCCGGACCTGGGCGCGAAGGAGGCGCTGCTCGCCGACGACCCGGCCACCTACTTCACCGTCCCGCACCTCGACGGCTACCCGGCGGTCCTGGTGCGGCTGGCCGAGATCCCCCTGGACGAGCTGGAGGAGCTGCTGACCGAGGCGTGGCTGTGCCGCGCGCCGAAGCGGCTGGCCAAGCAGTTCGAGGCCGACCACTGA
- a CDS encoding epoxide hydrolase: MVQPFTLDVPQADLDDLADHWAHAYDWRRHEAELNALPQFTTEIDGRRVHFPHVRSANPDALPLVLVHGRPGSVIEFLDLLEPLSPDFHLVIPSIPGFDLSGPTTERGWDVHRVARAFTELMRRLGHNRHGTQGGDWGSGIAQAMAAAAPDHVVAAHVDFLPTKPVDGVALSEEDERRLDRIKARMRDRPGYRVLQATRPQTISYALTDSPVGQPAWIAEKFSGWTDPDSAIGVDRLLTDVMLYWLTGTAGSSARLTRETGTTTAGCSAPLGVAVFAHDIVLPVRPLAEDIRRFFAGRS, translated from the coding sequence GTGGTCCAGCCCTTCACCCTCGACGTCCCCCAAGCCGACCTGGACGACCTGGCCGACCACTGGGCGCACGCCTACGACTGGCGGCGGCACGAGGCCGAGCTGAACGCGTTGCCGCAGTTCACCACCGAGATCGACGGCCGGCGCGTGCACTTCCCCCACGTCCGCTCCGCCAACCCCGACGCGCTGCCCCTCGTCCTCGTGCACGGCCGGCCGGGCTCGGTGATCGAGTTCCTGGACCTCCTCGAACCCCTGTCCCCCGACTTCCACCTGGTCATCCCGTCGATCCCCGGCTTCGACCTGTCCGGCCCCACCACCGAGCGCGGTTGGGACGTCCACCGCGTCGCACGGGCCTTCACCGAGCTGATGCGCCGGCTGGGCCACAACCGGCACGGCACGCAGGGCGGCGACTGGGGCTCCGGCATCGCCCAGGCGATGGCCGCCGCCGCGCCCGACCACGTCGTCGCCGCGCACGTCGACTTCCTGCCCACGAAACCGGTCGACGGCGTCGCGCTGTCCGAAGAGGACGAGCGCCGACTCGACCGGATCAAGGCCAGGATGCGCGACCGACCCGGGTACCGGGTGCTGCAGGCCACCCGACCGCAGACGATCTCCTACGCGCTCACCGACTCGCCGGTCGGGCAGCCGGCCTGGATCGCCGAGAAGTTCAGCGGGTGGACCGACCCGGACTCCGCCATCGGCGTGGACCGGCTGCTGACCGACGTGATGCTGTACTGGCTGACCGGGACGGCGGGCTCGTCGGCCCGGCTCACCCGCGAGACCGGCACCACCACCGCGGGCTGCTCCGCGCCGCTCGGCGTCGCCGTGTTCGCGCACGACATCGTGCTGCCGGTGCGCCCGCTGGCCGAGGACATCCGCCGCTTCTTCGCCGGCCGCTCGTGA
- a CDS encoding LysE/ArgO family amino acid transporter has protein sequence MYALLAGLGTGLSLIVVIGAQNALVLRQGVLRQRVPTIVAICAGSDALLIALGVGGVGAALVAWPSALTAVRWVGAAFLVGYGVLAARRVLRPAALDLSGAAAGAAVVTCLALTWLNPHVYLDTVLLLGATSTGFGADRWWFGAGAIASSVLWFSALGFGARWLSGAFTRPSAWRVLDAAVAVVVTATGVSLVV, from the coding sequence ATGTACGCACTGCTGGCGGGCCTCGGCACCGGACTGTCCCTCATCGTCGTGATCGGCGCGCAGAACGCCTTGGTGCTGCGCCAGGGCGTCCTGCGCCAACGGGTGCCCACGATCGTCGCCATCTGCGCCGGGTCGGACGCGCTGCTGATCGCGCTGGGCGTCGGGGGAGTGGGCGCGGCGCTCGTCGCGTGGCCGTCCGCGTTGACGGCGGTGCGGTGGGTCGGCGCGGCGTTCCTGGTGGGGTACGGCGTGCTGGCCGCGCGACGCGTCCTGCGCCCGGCCGCGCTGGACCTGAGCGGTGCGGCGGCCGGTGCGGCGGTCGTCACGTGCCTGGCGCTGACCTGGCTCAACCCGCACGTGTACCTGGACACCGTGCTGCTGCTGGGCGCCACGTCCACCGGCTTCGGCGCCGACCGCTGGTGGTTCGGCGCGGGTGCGATCGCGAGCAGCGTGCTGTGGTTCAGCGCGCTCGGGTTCGGCGCGCGGTGGCTGTCGGGGGCGTTCACCCGGCCCTCGGCGTGGCGAGTGCTGGACGCGGCGGTGGCCGTGGTGGTCACGGCGACCGGTGTCTCCCTCGTCGTGTAG
- a CDS encoding LysR family transcriptional regulator ArgP encodes MMLDPECVRTLLAVVDEGTFDAAAKALHVTPSAVSQRIKLLEQRTGRVLLVRSKPARLTDSGAVIARYGRQQALLDRDAREALGLVEDPTPIPVAVNADSLGTWFRRVVRELAGDEGLVLTVRRDDQDHTAELLRQGLVVGAVTSSPRPVQGCAVRPLGSIRYHAVATRRFVRRWLADGQPLHDAPVIVFDEKDDLQDRFCRELSGRNASAHRHHLPDGHVFEDAVVAGAGWALLTEHQIAAHRRLAHLAPDRPVDVLLHWQQWKLDSPPLARVADAVFRAAAAELH; translated from the coding sequence ATGATGCTGGACCCGGAGTGCGTGCGCACGCTGCTGGCCGTTGTGGACGAAGGCACGTTCGACGCGGCCGCCAAGGCGCTGCACGTCACGCCGTCGGCCGTCAGCCAGCGGATCAAGCTGCTGGAGCAGCGCACCGGCCGGGTCCTGCTGGTCCGCTCGAAGCCCGCGAGGCTGACCGACTCGGGCGCGGTGATCGCCCGCTACGGGCGGCAGCAGGCGCTGCTCGACCGGGACGCCCGGGAAGCCCTAGGCCTGGTCGAGGACCCCACGCCGATCCCGGTCGCGGTCAACGCCGACTCGCTGGGCACGTGGTTCCGGCGGGTGGTCCGGGAACTGGCGGGCGACGAGGGCCTGGTCCTGACCGTGCGGCGGGACGACCAGGACCACACCGCCGAACTGCTGCGCCAGGGCCTCGTCGTCGGCGCGGTCACCTCGTCGCCGCGCCCGGTGCAGGGGTGCGCCGTCCGTCCACTCGGGAGCATCCGCTACCACGCCGTGGCCACCAGGCGGTTCGTCCGGCGGTGGCTGGCCGACGGGCAGCCGCTGCACGACGCGCCGGTGATCGTGTTCGACGAGAAGGACGACCTCCAGGACCGGTTCTGCCGCGAGCTGTCCGGCCGCAACGCCTCCGCGCACCGGCACCACCTGCCCGACGGGCACGTGTTCGAGGACGCCGTGGTGGCGGGCGCGGGGTGGGCGCTGCTGACCGAGCACCAGATCGCCGCGCACCGCAGGCTCGCGCACCTGGCGCCCGACCGGCCGGTGGACGTGCTGCTGCACTGGCAGCAGTGGAAGCTCGACTCCCCGCCCCTGGCCCGCGTCGCGGACGCGGTGTTCCGCGCGGCGGCAGCGGAACTGCACTGA
- a CDS encoding lectin, translating into MRLRATALAALTLAALAVALPTGAAQAITDPAQHVNPFVGTKPGGPDFGHGGGAGNTFPGAVAPFGMLQWSPDTVTHQHGGYHYDDNRIRGFSLTHLSGPGCSDFGNVPFMPSLGTTPAAHSTFSHANEQASPGYYSVRFDNGIRTELTANQRSGVARFTYPAGQRASLTVDAARAFNAASGSVTIGSNSLSGYTDSGGFCGAGNRYRLHFHVAFDQPFASTATIAGGQVAPDDRAVEGSSQGVVPASPKTAGTQNLPATTATEDVRPFAASAFVSFNATTVTARVGISFVSLDNARANLAAETGTRSFDEVRTAARAAWNGWLGRIDVTGGTTTQLRTLYTSLYHSLLHPNVFSDVNGQYTGFDRQTHSTTRTQYANFSGWDVYRSQIALVALLGPREAADIAQSAVNQAAQGGYFDRWTVANGGTGVMNGDPMPIIVATAHAFGGTDFDTADALRRMVAGVNDIRQRPGWLQYNDYGYVPTGLGDVWGSAATTLEYASADFAISQFAARLNDTAAAENFLRRAQNWRNLFNSGGKYLQPRNTDLSWPGFSPTQENEYVEGNAAQYTWMVPHNHRGLFDAMGGNAAVTARLDTFFTELNAGPKKPYAYLGNEPTLNTPWAYAYAGAPHRTQDVVRRALTSIFLPTPEGLVGNDDLGEMSSWAVWAALGLYPQAPGRAELVLASPQFPTTVIRRGNGVTITLTAPNASDTTKYVQSLRVNGVGSARPWLPASFTAQGGTLDFTLGASPSTWGSAAGDAPPSFDVGPNPARAGAVGGLAGKCLDGDPGPNADGAAVRLWDCNSSAAQQWTAAPDGTLRALGRCLDVSGSSRANGAKVQLWTCNGTGAQQWWPKGSTLVNAPSGKCLDVPNSSTANGVQLQVYDCNGTAAQQWRLP; encoded by the coding sequence ATGCGTCTCCGCGCCACCGCCCTCGCCGCCCTGACCCTCGCCGCGCTCGCCGTCGCCCTGCCGACCGGCGCGGCGCAGGCGATCACCGACCCCGCCCAGCACGTCAACCCGTTCGTCGGCACCAAGCCCGGCGGCCCCGACTTCGGGCACGGCGGCGGGGCGGGCAACACCTTCCCCGGCGCCGTGGCGCCGTTCGGGATGCTCCAGTGGAGCCCCGACACGGTGACCCACCAGCACGGCGGCTACCACTACGACGACAACCGCATCCGCGGCTTCAGCCTCACGCACCTCTCGGGACCGGGGTGCAGCGACTTCGGCAACGTGCCGTTCATGCCTTCCCTCGGCACGACCCCCGCCGCCCACTCGACCTTCTCCCACGCCAACGAGCAGGCGTCCCCCGGCTACTACTCGGTCCGCTTCGACAACGGCATCCGCACCGAGCTGACCGCGAACCAGCGCTCCGGCGTCGCCCGCTTCACCTACCCCGCCGGTCAACGCGCCTCGCTCACCGTCGACGCCGCCCGCGCCTTCAACGCCGCCAGTGGATCGGTCACCATCGGCTCGAACAGCCTCTCCGGCTACACCGACAGCGGCGGGTTCTGCGGCGCGGGCAACCGGTACCGGCTGCACTTCCACGTCGCCTTCGACCAGCCGTTCGCCTCCACCGCGACCATCGCGGGCGGTCAGGTCGCGCCGGACGACCGGGCGGTCGAGGGCAGCAGCCAGGGCGTCGTCCCGGCCTCGCCCAAGACCGCGGGCACCCAGAACCTGCCCGCGACGACGGCCACCGAGGACGTGCGGCCGTTCGCCGCGTCGGCGTTCGTCTCCTTCAACGCCACCACCGTCACCGCGCGGGTCGGCATCTCGTTCGTCAGCCTCGACAACGCGAGGGCCAACCTGGCCGCCGAGACCGGCACGCGGTCGTTCGACGAGGTCCGCACCGCCGCCCGCGCCGCCTGGAACGGCTGGCTGGGCCGGATCGACGTCACCGGCGGCACGACCACCCAGCTGCGCACGCTCTACACGTCGCTGTACCACTCCCTGCTGCACCCGAACGTGTTCAGCGACGTCAACGGGCAGTACACGGGCTTCGACCGGCAGACCCACTCGACCACGAGGACCCAGTACGCGAACTTCTCCGGTTGGGACGTCTACCGCTCCCAGATAGCGCTGGTCGCCCTGCTCGGACCGCGCGAGGCGGCCGACATCGCGCAGTCCGCGGTGAACCAGGCCGCCCAGGGCGGCTACTTCGACCGGTGGACGGTCGCCAACGGCGGCACGGGCGTGATGAACGGCGACCCGATGCCGATCATCGTGGCCACCGCGCACGCGTTCGGCGGCACGGACTTCGACACCGCCGACGCGCTGCGCCGGATGGTCGCCGGGGTGAACGACATCCGCCAGCGGCCGGGGTGGTTGCAGTACAACGACTACGGCTACGTGCCCACCGGCCTCGGCGACGTGTGGGGCTCGGCGGCGACCACCCTGGAGTACGCGAGCGCCGACTTCGCCATCTCCCAGTTCGCCGCGCGGCTGAACGACACCGCCGCCGCGGAGAACTTCCTGCGCCGCGCCCAGAACTGGCGCAACCTGTTCAACTCGGGCGGCAAGTACCTCCAGCCGCGCAACACCGACCTGAGCTGGCCGGGGTTCAGCCCGACGCAGGAGAACGAGTACGTCGAGGGCAACGCCGCGCAGTACACGTGGATGGTGCCGCACAACCACCGCGGCCTGTTCGACGCGATGGGCGGCAACGCGGCCGTCACCGCCCGCCTGGACACGTTCTTCACCGAGCTGAACGCGGGGCCGAAGAAGCCCTACGCCTACCTCGGCAACGAGCCGACGCTGAACACGCCGTGGGCCTACGCCTACGCGGGCGCGCCGCACAGGACGCAGGACGTCGTGCGCCGGGCGTTGACGTCGATCTTCCTGCCGACGCCGGAGGGCCTGGTCGGCAACGACGACCTGGGCGAGATGTCGTCGTGGGCGGTGTGGGCGGCGCTCGGCCTGTACCCGCAGGCGCCCGGCCGGGCCGAGCTGGTGCTGGCCAGCCCGCAGTTCCCGACCACGGTGATCCGGCGCGGCAACGGCGTCACGATCACCCTCACCGCGCCGAACGCCTCGGACACGACGAAGTACGTCCAGTCGCTGCGGGTCAACGGCGTCGGGTCCGCCCGGCCGTGGCTGCCCGCGTCGTTCACCGCGCAGGGCGGCACGCTCGACTTCACCCTGGGCGCCTCGCCGTCCACGTGGGGTTCGGCGGCGGGCGACGCGCCGCCGTCGTTCGACGTGGGTCCCAACCCGGCGCGGGCGGGGGCCGTCGGCGGCCTGGCGGGCAAGTGCCTGGACGGCGACCCCGGCCCGAACGCCGACGGCGCGGCGGTGCGGCTGTGGGACTGCAACTCCTCCGCCGCGCAGCAGTGGACCGCCGCTCCGGACGGCACGCTGCGGGCGCTGGGCCGGTGCCTGGACGTCAGCGGGAGCAGCCGGGCCAACGGCGCGAAGGTCCAGCTGTGGACGTGCAACGGCACGGGCGCGCAGCAGTGGTGGCCCAAGGGCTCCACGCTGGTGAACGCGCCGTCCGGCAAGTGCCTGGACGTGCCGAACAGCAGCACCGCGAACGGCGTGCAGCTGCAGGTGTACGACTGCAACGGCACCGCCGCCCAGCAGTGGCGGCTGCCGTGA
- the map gene encoding type I methionyl aminopeptidase — MIELKTPAEIDRMHVAGRFVAEVLSEVGRLADVGVNLLDLEHHVRGMIERRGAESCYWDYAPSFGEGPFRNVICLSVNDAVLHGLPHDYALRDGDVLSADLAVGIDGWVADSARTIVVGDPDEEDLRIIRATEEALEAAIAVARPGNRLGDISAAIGAVARDHGYPVNTEFGGHGIGRAMHEDLHVPNKGKAGRGLKLRPGLTLALEPWFTRTTDRIVYDDDGWTIRSADGSRTAHSEHTIAITEDEPLVLTRRDAEDPALPGGGAVTG, encoded by the coding sequence GTGATCGAACTGAAGACGCCCGCGGAGATCGACCGGATGCACGTGGCCGGTCGGTTCGTCGCCGAAGTGCTCTCCGAGGTCGGCAGGCTCGCCGACGTGGGCGTCAACCTGCTGGACCTGGAGCACCACGTGCGCGGCATGATCGAACGGCGCGGGGCGGAGTCCTGCTACTGGGACTACGCCCCGTCCTTCGGCGAGGGCCCGTTCCGCAACGTCATCTGCCTGTCGGTCAACGACGCCGTCCTGCACGGCCTGCCGCACGACTACGCGCTGCGCGACGGCGACGTGCTCAGCGCGGACCTCGCGGTCGGCATCGACGGGTGGGTGGCCGACTCGGCGCGCACGATCGTCGTCGGCGACCCCGACGAGGAGGACCTGCGGATCATCCGCGCCACCGAGGAGGCGCTGGAGGCGGCGATCGCGGTCGCGCGCCCCGGCAACCGCCTGGGCGACATCTCGGCGGCGATCGGGGCGGTGGCCCGCGACCACGGCTACCCGGTCAACACCGAGTTCGGCGGCCACGGCATCGGCCGCGCCATGCACGAGGACCTGCACGTGCCCAACAAGGGCAAGGCGGGCCGCGGCCTGAAGCTGCGGCCGGGGCTCACCCTCGCGCTCGAACCGTGGTTCACCCGCACGACCGACCGGATCGTCTACGACGACGACGGCTGGACCATCCGGTCCGCCGACGGCTCCCGCACCGCGCACTCCGAGCACACGATCGCCATCACGGAGGACGAGCCCCTGGTGCTGACCCGGCGCGACGCGGAGGACCCGGCGCTGCCGGGCGGCGGGGCGGTCACGGGGTGA